agacgcatatttaatcaatttaaaaaattataaattaacgAGAATACTGTAAACTTTgtaatttgtataaaaaatatctttaaaatttcaacaaagtctaaaaaacacgtttgctttatagttagtttttttatataacCGTTAgtacttttaataaaacattttgaagtttaaaacTATGGTTACTGTTACTGctatgtttaaaatatatacataaaattttacTGTTAATATATAGATGAAAAACGTCTCTCTGACacctcataaattatctccaaattttttaatattatgtttaaaagttaaagagaaattttgaaacgTAACACTAATGCtacgagtattttttttttttaatttttaaaaaatttgcattttttaaatttttttttaagggtattagtgaaatttatgaaaaatcaaacgtattttttaaacaaaatattaatagttcTCGTTGAAAtagtaaataatatatatattatttgcaTTCACGCCTTTTAGAAAGAGCCGCTAAATCAAGTTCAGGCGAAGGAAGTACGACTATTTTACAAATGGTTGAGACTCAATCCAGAGATGTTTCATCTCATATTactattaatataatttccaTTAGGGATGGACAAATATTCTTATATGGGGGATCTATTCAATGCTAGAATCAGACTTGCTATTAACGTGGGTATCTACGTCTCGAGTAGGATCTGTAGCTCAAATTAAAGCCATGAAACAAATAGCCCGCAAATCAAAATTGGAATAGGCTCAAATTGTTGAATTAGAAGCCTTTGCACAATTCGCTATCTCGATAAAGCTACTCAAAATCAATTGGCAAGAGGTCAACGATTACGTGAGTTGCTCAAACAATCCCAATCAGCCCCTCTCACGGTAGGAGAACAAATAATGACTATTTATACCGGAACGAATGGTTATTTTGATTCATTAGAAATTGAACAAGTAAGAAAATTTCTAGCAGTTTCAAGAAATAATATCTTCCACCACCAAGACATTCACCTCTGGAGCTGAAGCCcttttgtgtatatatatatatatatatatatatatatattttgtcccttaaaaaattaaaatatatttaaaatatatttaaaattatttaaaattatccgttgaagatatttatttttacagtACCACGATAGCTGGAGCAGTTCATTATCGTCTCTCCCCCAGCGCCcggcttctttcttctcttcgcGGAGGCTCTGTTTCTTATCCAAATTCCCGCAGCCATTAATGTCCAAATTCCTGCTCTCTCACTCCTGCCTTCTCACCCTTCCTCACAAACACCATTCCTTTTCCCTCCACAATGGCCTCCTCCTCCCCCCCATCCGCTCAGTTCTCTCTACTGAGAAGCGGGGTAGAAAGAAGCGGCAGTCGCGGCAGCAACAATTGCAACAAAAGGACGATGATTCTACTGTGCTTGAGAAGTCCCTTCGCTTCACTTTCATGGAGGAACTCATGGACCGCGCTAGAAACCACGATCCACTTGGCGTTTCTGATGTCATTTATGATATGGTTGCCGCTGGATTGAGCCCTGGTCCTCGCTCCTTCCATGGCTTGGTTGTTTCACATGTTCTCAATGCTGATGCTGAGGGAGCGGtgagaaaccaaaagctttctctctttcttttccattatCGGATATTTTGAAGTAAAGGAACTTTAACCCTTGGTTTGTCTTTCCCGTTCCAAAAACTTATCTAATCGGTATCGTAATTCGAGGTTGAAGTTTTCTCATATAATGTAACCTTCGCATTTTTCACTTGGTAAACAGAAGACGGGAAAACGTATAACATAGACTGTATTTAATTTGATCAGGTGTATCCATGATTTGTCCCCCTTTTTCGTGTAGACATGTATGTATTTAGGTGGAAGGAGTGGAATACAATTTTTCCCCTGACAAAATAAACCTTATTTCGGTTCCAttgtaaattttgttttcagatatgtatttttctttttctaaattttatggtTATGTTGAATGTAGATGCAATCTCTGAGAAAGGAATTAAGTACTGGACTTCGTCCCGTTCACGAAACGTTTGTTGCATTAGTTCGGTTATTTGGTAACAAGGGTCTTGCTACTAGAGGCTTAGAAATCCTTGCAGCCATGGAGAAATTGAACTATGACATTCGCCAAGCTTGGCTCATTCTTATTGGTAATCTCTTGAACTTCCTGACAATGATGCTTAAAACGTACATATTTTAGTTATGTTTATAGTTTGTTTTAGTTGCTTGAGTTATTTTGACTAGAGGAACTCgtaaagaacaaatatttaGAAGACGCCAATAAAGTGTTCTTAAAGGGTGCCAAAGGGGGCCTCAGAGCCACAGACAAGATTTACGATCTTCTAATTGAGGAAGACTGTAAAGCTGGGGACCATTCAAATGCCTTGGAGATTTCATATGAAATGGAGGCTGCTGGGCGAATGGCAACAACCTTTCATTTCAATTGCCTTCTCAGTGTCCAGGTGATGTATCTTAGTATTGGATAATTTTGTACAATTTTTTAGGAATGCGTAGTTGATCTCGTACAGGCATAGTTAATTAAGGATTctgttttgaatttaaaaaagtaaaaagtgaCCCTTATAATAATGGTTCTGATAGTGAGTGTATATATCTATATGTTCGTTCTTCTAGACTTTACTGATTAAGCTTCCATTGGTAGGTGTCCGGCAGTAAGAATTTTTAACCGTCAAATTTGTTACTTTGCTCTCTTGGACTTTGTGGTTTGCATAACATAAggatgatgattttttttttcttctttttaactctatattttttttctacccctcttccttctttcctCTCCACTTGTGTGCGGAGGGGGGACACTATAAGAAGTGgggaatttattatttgatggAATTATTGGATTAGTTTTGGTATCTGTATGTATAGGCTACTAGCTTCATAAGCTGTTATAGCACATTTAACTTTCACAGTTGTCAAGTTGCTAGTGCACAAGTCAATTTGTGTTTGTTAAGCATCTCGGAAGGCTGCaaagtataaaattttgaatgtttctCCGAAGTCTTTACTAAATGTTGAAAGATCAATTTTGTGATAAACTATGAATAGATTTTCTCGAATCGAGACCTTGAAATTGAACCTTATACCCATTCTCTTTTGGATATCTATATTTGGTCCATATACTTTTATTGAAGTAATATCTAAGTTCTGAACTTAGTATGTAACAATGTAGATGCAGTTTAAAATTTGTAGTTAtcttctaataaaaaaaattgtagctATTTAGCCTATAAGCTTTAGCATATGAAAGTTCTTTTATATGTAACAAGTAGTCATTGtagtttaaaatttgtatataataatttagtaattcttcttaaaatttgtaatgattTAGTCTATATGATGAGAAATCCCGGTTAATGGGGGTTTCTAACATATAGATCTACAAATTGTTCATGGATGCATTGTATACTTCTTTTAACAataaatcaaacttttcaatgaagaaatgaaaatagacTAATGCTAAAATAATACAAACTCCACAAGggagtgaaaagaaaagaaaataaaaacaattacatAGGATAAATAAAAGCATGCCATTTCGAGTTAATGTATAATGAAAAATCCACGAAAAACTTGGAAAGAGTGCACCAAGAATAAGCCTTTAGACGAGCAGAATCAAAACCAACCCATGATAAATGCTtatctttgaaatttctttgatttcgtTCATCCAAATTTCCAAGTAGATGGCCTCCATCGCATTTATCATAGAAGAGAAGCCTTCTAACTCATCAAAGGACCAATAATCAGCTGCataaaattatacttaaaaaGATTGGAGAACACCCAACTGACGTCGAACTAGTGGAAGTGCTTGAACCAACAATTTAGAGTATAACCACACCCAATGAGATGTTGTATCCCTTGAacactttttcatttttattatatcaatGAGAAGTTGTTCcttgttataaaaaaaaaaaaaaaaaaaaaaaaaaaaaaaaaaaNTGCCTCTTGCTTCCTTAGAGGACTTTACACCATTGGAGGATTTGTAAACTTGTATATATGTGTGCAATGGCtatttaatgaataatatttatttcctcAATGCTATTAAGTTATGAAGTATACAAGTATCGTCCATTTGTGCTTGAAGCAGTTGGAGAGATCAAACTAATATGGTTTATTTACTTGTTTAGGCTACTTGTGGAATACCTGAAATTGCTTTCTCAACATTTGAGAACATGGAATATGGAGAAGGTTTGCACTATCTTTTCTGTGCTCAtgtgttttgtttgatattctCAAAAATGCATAGGCAATCTATCTTTCctagtaaatatatattatggaTTCTGGGCAATCTACGGTGTGATGACCTACTCCTATTGTTATCTTCAAGTTTTGGGTGGCATTGTTCTCTTCTGGTCTTTAGTCTAGGTTTTTGGTTACCTTATATTTTATGGATTCTGGGCTGGACTTCTTCCTTCGTAAGTTTTAGTGACtctttgtaatttttcttcaatcattgaaatttttgttttctttaaaaaagataTGCAGAGCTAGAgcttttttatgtttgattttgtAGCTGATTTTCATCCATCCACAATGTCTTGATATGCTCAAGACTCAAATTAAGAgtggggggaaaaaaaaaactcaactcaactGAACAACTCGTGTTAATGGTCCTCGAGTATTTCAATAATCACCAtttgttttggtttatttaacttgtaataatatttttggtaTATTACAAGAAGAATGAATCATTCGATAAATATGGTCTGGACCAACTTTCAGCTGGTTTTGCTTTATGTGCAGTTTGTAACTGAGCTCTGCTCATATTCTCCATGGTTGAAGTTTGATACTTTTCAACTAAATCATATGACAGATTACATGAAGCCCGACACTGAGACATATAATTGGGTGATCCAAGCATATACAAGAGCTGAATCTTATGATAGGTATGttctttgttaaaaaaatgaatgatagGTATGGTCTTGCTCATAAATTTCTTGTTATGTTGCATCCACTTTGAGGTGATGGTTATTTCTTTTGGGCTGGtgttttcttcctttattgTGGTAACAAATTAGTCTTATTTCCTCCATTTCATGAGTGGACGTTTGGAACTCAGTGCATTTTAATACATCTTGTTGACCCATGTTACAAAGCTTTTCAAGATTTTTCCTTGTTTCTGATCACATGCTATTGGAtctcttataatttatttctgtACGCTCTTCCGTTTAGTTTCAGCCTATGTTTTTGtgtagtcattttttactgttatttatttttcttgattaaAGCAGTTCTTTTAGCCAAAAAAGCATCCTTTTGGAcgtgacaatttttttttaccaacgCTCTCTTTCCTCAGGATTTTGGCGTGATTGTAAATCTGAAGGAGTTTCAAGGAATTCGTATGCTTGTTATCTCTTGAAACAGAATGATTTAAAATCCTACGCCAAACTAAAATGGTTGGGTATTGTTGGATTTCAtaacaaatttgaagaaacttATGATTGaatgttttcatattttaaccttttttaatctataaaaCAGGATTGAAAGGTtatgctttattttcttttcctttccaagGAACAtcgaaacaaaatattttagataatttcATTTCAAGTCTTTCTTGTCTGACAACATATTTTATTCACGTTCCTTCCAAATCTTTCTCATTCCAAACAAGATAAAAgatcattattttcaaatcatgaattataaaattatacctTGAACCTTCTTGATTCCAAATGCAGGGGAAAACTTTAGAATAGAAGTTTCACTTATACTCGGTGATGTCTTTTCTGCCTtgtttttaccattttataTGACAGATGATATACTTTTTATTCTGTGGAAGTGAAAAAAACTTGTGTTGTGGTTATATGTCTACTTTTGTTCAGAAGCTTGTATCGTTTTTATTCTCTTGTTTATGTAGATGCTTGTAATTCTTACTATTTTACTACTAATCGTTTCATTGTTTTGAGTAGGGTGCAAGATGTTGCTGAGTTACTTGGCATGATGGTTGAAGACCACAAGCGTCTACAGCCTAACATGAGAACCTATGCGTAAGTTGAACCTTAGTTAATCaggaaattaaagaaattattctCCCATTGCTTTGTTTGAAGTGATAGAtgtattttcttattattatttttggttaGAAACTGTACTTTCATTAAGAATGATGAAAGAAAGTACAAAGGCATAGAAAAAACCAAGTCACACGAAAGAAAGTACCAAAAACTACACAAATGAACTTCAATCTGACAAAATGAAACCAAtatcataattacaaaaagaccTAGTAATCGATACCCACAAAGAGGCATTAAACGTCACCAACTTCCAAGCCTTTCAAGCTCTCTAAAGATTATGTTATTCCTCTCAAGACAAATCCCCACAACACCGCAAAGAAACTTGCTAGCCACAAAACATTGCTCTTCTCACAAAAAGGCAGCCCTAGGAGAACCTCCTCAATCACCGCAAAGCAGTCCCCATTCCAAaccaaacataaattaaaaccAACCAACGGGCCCAAAGAGGCTGAACAAATGGGCAACTCCACAATAAATGATACAAATCCTCAGATTGGTGTCTACAAAGGATACACCATTATGGGAACAACACAAGAAGAATGTATCGGGAAGCAACCCAAAGTGTTGACGAGTCTCATTTACTGATGAAATGGTTAACGGTGGAACTTCTCTTTTAAGAATTATGTAATAAAAGTTGCTTTTCTACCTGGATAGCAGATAAAGTCTTTTAGGCTTCTactcttttattatttctctctacgttctttcttttatagtattttataTTGGTGCATAATAAAATCATGTATTTTTTCAGGCTCTTGGTAGAGTGTTTTACCAAGTATTGTGTTATACGAGAAGCCATCAGGCATTTTCGTGGGCTAAGAACTTTTCCAGGTGGAACAAAAGCTTTGCATAATGAAGGAAATTTTGGTGATCCACTTTCCTTATACCTTCGAGCTTTATGTAGAGAAGGTATTTTACAATTCATCATTGTTAATGGTAATaagaatttcttaattttcttgcCATTATGATTTTGGAGCAGGAAGAGGAACTTCGATGGATTTTACTGGCACacttatttatgatttaattagGTCAAGAGGTTGCCTTGTGAGTTTAGTCTAGGTGCATGGAAGCTTGTTGGAACATTCACGAGCATTAAAacgaaaaagtaaaaaagaagtatattcatattattaaataactcGTTTGACATGCCAAATATTGTACAGTCTAAAATCAACTCCCAATTAAAATTCAACCCGAGGAGTCACTCAATGTTTTATTTGCAAAAGGTAAATTCATAGTCATGGAACTTCTAACCAAATAAAATGAACACCCcctattttattcataaaaggACTATCAATTTGTAGATATCGTGTACATGGCTTGTAATTTCATTGGGCATGTATTATCAGAagtgaagaattttttttctcttcatagTCGTGTCAACGAATCAATTGATGGTGAGTAAATGCTGATTTTCTTGATTAGTATTAATGAAGCATATGTGGAGGTATTATTGAGGAAGCCTAATCTTTTTGCATCATTACAGGAAGTTGCTTATCTTGTTTCTGTTTGACTGCTTACAGCGCTTTCAGTTTCAGCTCGTCTGCTTACACTTGctagtatttaattaatagCCTCTGGACTTGGCAATCAATAAGATAATGACattattttaagataataaaCAGAGTGGTTATCCAATTCACTTCATTTGAATCGTCTTCTTTTAGTTAAAATACTCCTTGGTTTTGGGTGTTTATCACAACTAGCTGCTGATTGATCAGCTATTTCGGTTGTTAAATGTTCTAATCAGAATCCTTTCTTATAAACTCCCATATCCATTAGAAAATTTCTGAAATGGTGTCCCTCTTTTGTGCAGGTAGGGTTGTAGAGCTCTTAGAAGCATTAGAAGCTATGGCTAGAGACAACCAACAGATTCCTTCGAGAGCCATGATCTTGAGCAGAAAGTATCGATCACTTGTGAGCTCATGGATTGAACCTTTACAGGAAGAAGCTGAACATGGATTCGAGATAGACTACATTGCAAGGTGTATATAATATTGTAGAGTAATCTCCCGCAACTCTGGCTCTGTCTCTTCTCTTATGTACTCTTTTCAGTACCATCTTGATAAATTTATTGGACGattagtttattaattttcttaattctggaaaagggtaaaaaatCATGGGTATTAGTCATCACTCCAAAAGCAATATCTAAAACAATAGTCTCATGCCTGATTTTGGCAATGGCCTTCAGtgttggaggaagaaattccACTTGAGAATGCACCCTGGTCTGCTGGACGATGATTCTCTGTTTACTTATTTGTTTgaaccttttttcttcattgtctTACatgtcttttctttctatttgaCTCTTTCTTTATCTTATTTTGTCATCCGGTTACATGTCTTATGttctttttcacttttgtGTGACCTCAAGATTGGGATTTGGATGTTGCTTGTGCTTCCGGAAACATGTCCCACTCCATTCTGCTACTTAAAAATAGGATTCTTCGGTGGCTTATTCCTAAAGATGCGAAGTTGTAAACGAATAAGAGAGAATTTGGGGGCTCCCTTTCTCTTCTGAATTCTTAGCTTCCTAACCCAAGAGAGTGCCCACTCAATAAACAAAACTCCTTAAATACTTTCTCAATTTATCCTTTTTACTAATAGTGGTAATAGGGTTCACTCTTCACAATCACACAAACTACTATAGGTAGACTCAGTCCTCATCTGCTTCTTACTGTCCACTTCAATAATAGGGGTATATCATTGGTTATCCTAGAAAGCCAGCTTCTTCTCAAGATGAAGATCTGGAACTTTAataatagttaataattagttCTCACATAGCATCAGTACCTCCTGGATCCTTGTATAGTTCAGAACTTCGAATAATACTAGGATGAGACTGGAAAGCCTAAGAACTTAAGACCTCATCTAGTTGTACACAAACAACCATATCTGGATTACGCTTGTGGTAGAATGGGACATATGACATAAGTGCCGGCAACGGCCTTATGTAAAACATGAAAACATGGTGGATTGAAACAAGATCAAGTAACAACAGTATATCAGCAACAagtcccttttttttttgtctttgtaACAAACCAAAtttccattgagaaaaaagaaagaaaacaagtatatacaaaaaaacaagCCCAGCTAAAAGGGTCTAGAAATAGTTATGGAAATGGACTCCAAtccaacaaaaatcaaatcaatatcataatattattCCAGCACAAGTAGGTTTCTAGGTTTCTACCTCAGGCGGGAAGTATGCATGCATTGGAATTTAGCAAGAAAACATGGTTCTTTAGCAGCACTCTCGAAAGGGCTGAAGAATACCAAAAGTAGATATCTTTCTCTTCGTAAGGTTTTACCTTAcaatcttttattaatttggttgaacttgtttcatttattaaagatTGATTCTGAGCTGCCAGTATCTTGAAATCACTGTGCCTTCTCTTTTGAGTTTTACATTTCCTGACTTTATTTATCAGGTAAAAGCAAATGTTATGGGATTTAATATTGGACTTAAGTTAAAACGTtgagttaaattattttcgaTGAAATGACTCAAGTTGCTTTCTATTTGTGGATGATTCTCTTGGGTTACAAGCTTTTGTCGTTTGCATGGATATGAAATTGCCAATCCAAACGACAAATATTTGGGCATGAAACAATTTCATAGTTTAATGTTGCATTTTGTTTGAATCCTATTTGTTTAAGTTGATGATAACTAGCTCTGCATGTGAATCAGATACATTGAAGAGGGTGGACTCACTGGAGAACGCAAGAGATGGGTGCCTCGAAGAGGAAAAACTCCTCTAGATCCTGATGCAGATGGATTCATCTATTCAAATCCTATGGAAACATCCTTTAAGCAACGATGTCTAGAAGATTGGAAGATGTACCACCGAAAGATTTTGAAAACCTTGCAGAATGAAGGACTTGCAGCCCTTGGGGATGCATCTGAAGCTGATTATCTTAGAGTCGAGGAGagattgaagaaaattataaaggGTCCTgatccaaatattttaaagcc
This sequence is a window from Cucurbita pepo subsp. pepo cultivar mu-cu-16 chromosome LG04, ASM280686v2, whole genome shotgun sequence. Protein-coding genes within it:
- the LOC111793400 gene encoding uncharacterized protein LOC111793400 isoform X1, with the protein product MSKFLLSHSCLLTLPHKHHSFSLHNGLLLPPIRSVLSTEKRGRKKRQSRQQQLQQKDDDSTVLEKSLRFTFMEELMDRARNHDPLGVSDVIYDMVAAGLSPGPRSFHGLVVSHVLNADAEGAMQSLRKELSTGLRPVHETFVALVRLFGNKGLATRGLEILAAMEKLNYDIRQAWLILIEELVKNKYLEDANKVFLKGAKGGLRATDKIYDLLIEEDCKAGDHSNALEISYEMEAAGRMATTFHFNCLLSVQATCGIPEIAFSTFENMEYGEDYMKPDTETYNWVIQAYTRAESYDRVQDVAELLGMMVEDHKRLQPNMRTYALLVECFTKYCVIREAIRHFRGLRTFPGGTKALHNEGNFGDPLSLYLRALCREGRVVELLEALEAMARDNQQIPSRAMILSRKYRSLVSSWIEPLQEEAEHGFEIDYIARYIEEGGLTGERKRWVPRRGKTPLDPDADGFIYSNPMETSFKQRCLEDWKMYHRKILKTLQNEGLAALGDASEADYLRVEERLKKIIKGPDPNILKPKAASKMLVSELKEELEAQGLPIDGTRNVLYQRVQKARRINRSRGRPLWVPPVEEEEEEVDEELDELISRIKLHEGNTEFWKRRFLGEGLDSNNVKPSEDDQSEPLDSLDDVDIVEDVAKEIDEEEAEEEEEVEPTENQDGERVIKKEVEAKKPPQMIGVQLLKDIDQTSTTSKKSRRRRSRASVEDDRDEDWFPEDLFEAFGELRKRKVFDESDMYTIADVWGWTWERELKNRPPRRWSQEWEVELAIKIMHKVIELGGIPTIGDCAMILRAAIKAPLPSAFFKILQTTHSLGYVFGSPLYDEIITLCLDLGELDAAIAIVADLETTGISVPDETLDRIISARQTNDAAPKRDSPIDITLNDHSLANDEES